A single region of the Vicia villosa cultivar HV-30 ecotype Madison, WI linkage group LG4, Vvil1.0, whole genome shotgun sequence genome encodes:
- the LOC131596393 gene encoding cytokinin riboside 5'-monophosphate phosphoribohydrolase LOG8, with product MEEALAYPRSRKFNRVCVFCGSNSGNRQVFSDAAIELADELVKRKIDLVYGGGSVGLMGLISQKMYNGGCNVLGVIPKALMPHEISGETVGEVRIVSDMHERKAAMAQEADAFIALPGGYGTMEELLEMITWAQLGIHKKPVGLLNVDGYYNFLLALFDNGVEEGFIKPGARNIVVSASSAKELMMEMESYSPSHEHVAPHESWQMKQLGNYPGQENAE from the exons ATGGAGGAAGCATTAGCATACCCCAGAAGCAGAAAGTTCAATAGGGTATGTGTCTTCTGCGGCAGCAACTCCGGCAACCGCCAAGTTTTCAGTGACGCCGCCATTGAATTGGCCGATGAACTG GTTAAGAGGAAGATAGATTTGGTGTATGGTGGAGGAAGTGTTGGACTGATGGGGTTGATTTCTCAGAAAATGTATAATGGTGGCTGCAATGTTCTAGG GGTTATTCCAAAAGCTCTTATGCCTCATGAG ATATCTGGCGAAACAGTCGGTGAAGTGAGAATTGTTTCGGATATGCATGAGCGGAAAGCTGCAATGGCTCAAGAAGCTGATGCTTTTATTGCACTTCCTG GAGGATACGGAACTATGGAAGAGCTTTTGGAGATGATAACTTGGGCACAACTTGGAATTCATAAAAAACCA GTTGGCCTACTGAATGTTGATGGCTACTATAACTTTTTGCTTGCTCTATTTGACAATGGTGTTGAAGAAGGCTTCATTAAGCCCGGTGCTCGGAATATAGTCGTCTCAGCTTCATCCGCCAAAGAGCTTATGATGGAGATGGAG AGCTACTCTCCATCCCATGAGCATGTAGCCCCTCATGAGAGCTGGCAGATGAAGCAATTAGGTAATTATCCAGGACAAGAAAATGCAGAATGA